Proteins encoded in a region of the Panicum hallii strain FIL2 chromosome 3, PHallii_v3.1, whole genome shotgun sequence genome:
- the LOC112888016 gene encoding beta-1,4-mannosyl-glycoprotein 4-beta-N-acetylglucosaminyltransferase — protein MARDLPHPPVTRRKILPFKFLITFVLILSVSVIAVTQYFQNISYLLRPLWDTPPTPFTRIPHYYAPNISMPQLCQLHGWGILPSPRRVFDAVLFSNELDILEIRYRELLPYVDRFVILEANATFTGIPKSLSFYENIGRFAFAGSKIVYDMLSVGELDTHHLRQPFNVEAYHRRSLNMLIRRSGIAAGDVLIMADADEIPSPETVQLLKWCDGIPPVMHLEMKNYMYSFEFPVDDNSWRASAHVFTERTLYRHSRQSNLILADSGWHCSFCFRDIKEFIFKMKAYSHADRVKQQSFLNPDRIQKIICNGEDLFDMLPEEYTFRDLFKKMGPIPKSASAVHLPSYLIKNADKFKFLLPGGCLRSK, from the coding sequence ATGGCCAGAGACTTACCCCATCCGCCAGTAACCAGACGAAAAATTCTGCCTTTCAAGTTCCTGATAACATTTGTTCTGATTCTTTCTGTGTCTGTTATTGCTGTAACCCAGTACTTCCAAAATATCTCCTACCTTCTGCGCCCGCTGTGGGACACACCACCTACACCATTCACCCGCATTCCACACTACTATGCTCCCAATATCTCCATGCCCCAGCTGTGCCAGCTCCATGGCTGGGGCATCCTTCCCTCCCCACGGCGTGTGTTTGATGCCGTCCTCTTCAGTAATGAACTTGACATTCTGGAAATCCGTTACCGTGAGCTCCTTCCATATGTTGATCGGTTTGTCATCCTTGAGGCCAATGCCACCTTCACTGGTATCCCCAAGTCACTCTCCTTTTATGAAAACATCGGCCGTTTTGCATTTGCTGGATCAAAGATAGTCTATGACATGCTTTCTGTTGGAGAACTGGATACTCATCATCTTAGGCAGCCCTTTAATGTCGAGGCCTATCATCGCCGTTCACTTAACATGTTGATACGAAGATCAGGTATTGCTGCGGGTGATGTGCTGATCATGGCTGATGCTGATGAGATCCCCAGCCCCGAGACTGTGCAGTTGCTCAAGTGGTGTGATGGAATACCACCAGTCATGCACCTTGAGATGAAGAACTATATGTACTCCTTTGAATTTCCTGTGGACGACAACAGCTGGAGAGCATCGGCACATGTGTTCACTGAGCGTACATTATATCGCCACTCCCGTCAGAGCAACCTAATTCTGGCAGATTCGGGTTGGCACTGCAGTTTCTGCTTCAGGGACATCAAGGAGTTTATTTTCAAGATGAAGGCGTACAGCCATGCAGACAGAGTGAAACAGCAAAGCTTCCTAAATCCAGACAGAATTCAGAAGATCATATGCAATGGGGAGGACCTGTTTGACATGCTACCTGAAGAGTATACATTCAGAGACCTCTTCAAGAAGATGGGACCGATACCGAAGTCAGCATCTGCCGTGCATCTGCCTTCCTATTTGATCAAGAATGCAGACAAGTTCAAATTCTTACTACCTGGTGGATGCTTGAGATCAAAGTAG